The proteins below are encoded in one region of Nitrospira sp.:
- a CDS encoding Fe-S assembly protein IscX produces the protein MDVTWQDTEELGIQLLEAHPGVDPLTVRFTDLHAWIIALPSFKDDPKKSNEKILESIQMAWWQEFKDAQG, from the coding sequence ATGGACGTCACCTGGCAAGATACAGAGGAACTCGGCATTCAACTGCTCGAAGCGCACCCCGGTGTGGATCCGCTCACGGTACGCTTTACCGACCTGCATGCATGGATCATTGCCCTACCCTCGTTCAAGGATGACCCCAAGAAATCCAACGAGAAAATTCTCGAATCCATTCAAATGGCGTGGTGGCAGGAATTTAAGGACGCGCAGGGGTAA
- the mrcA gene encoding penicillin-binding protein 1A: MLAGLGCAVLGASAAVGTLWYFAQDLPALDMLETYQPSQVTRVYSDDRQLIGQFFIERRIVTPLVEMPKNLINAVIAVEDARFFEHPGLDFVGIARAAVTNLRRRGRVEGASTITQQLARSLFLSSERTFSRKVKELILAYKMELILSKEQILELYLNQIYFGQGAYGVAAATDTYFGKELKDLTLPEAALLAGLPKSPNHYSPLRSPERAKKRQEHVLGRMEEAGFITPAEREAAINERLVFRRLSADSVAPYFVEYVRQYLVGKYGESAAYKGGMEIYTTLNLDMQQVADQAIRDGLRELDKRQGWRGPVGTTDPTQLASDEIETPLPNPGEFVQGVVTKATKDHFQVQVGNRTARLAFEDMAWAQRQLVGRDPTKDFKTVSSPKHVLKPGDVIEVSVKKVERNQIHVKLEQEPVVEGALVALDPASGAVRAMVGGYDFSRSEYNRAVMAHRQPGSAFKPIIYAAALAQGLGPASVVLDAPVVYEDEEEEKIWKPENYGRRFHGVVSLREALTHSHNLATVRLLDKIGIKNVVEFAKAVGVTSPLAPDLSLALGSSSVSLMELTSVYGVFGNQGTRVDPYVITMVKDKNGQVLEEAQVQPRQVVSKETAYLITNMMEDVIQRGTGQLAKSIGRPMAGKTGTSNEYTNAWFIGMTPNLAVGTYVGFDDRRPLGETESGAHAALPIWVRFMQQALQQLPVVPFEIPEDIMYVKVDHNTGLLADDTSSEHTSVELFARGTEPTQTAAPRLDPADFYRQDLSPDVFPSPQPVPAPVMVQPSPDTPVPEAPLP; encoded by the coding sequence TTGTTGGCCGGTCTTGGATGTGCCGTACTCGGGGCGAGCGCCGCTGTCGGCACGCTCTGGTATTTCGCCCAAGATCTGCCTGCCCTCGACATGCTCGAAACCTACCAGCCGAGCCAGGTGACGCGTGTGTACTCCGACGATCGCCAATTGATAGGTCAATTCTTCATCGAACGTCGCATTGTCACGCCACTGGTTGAGATGCCAAAGAATCTGATCAATGCCGTCATCGCGGTCGAGGATGCGCGGTTTTTCGAACATCCCGGCCTCGACTTCGTCGGCATCGCCCGGGCGGCAGTGACGAATCTTCGTCGTCGCGGGCGAGTGGAAGGGGCCAGCACCATTACCCAGCAACTGGCGCGGTCCTTGTTTCTCTCCTCCGAGCGCACGTTCAGTCGCAAGGTGAAAGAGCTGATCCTCGCCTACAAAATGGAACTGATTCTCAGCAAGGAACAGATTCTCGAGCTGTATCTCAATCAGATTTATTTCGGGCAAGGGGCCTATGGGGTCGCAGCGGCGACAGACACGTATTTTGGTAAGGAACTCAAAGATCTGACGCTGCCCGAGGCCGCGCTTCTGGCCGGGCTCCCAAAGTCTCCCAATCACTACTCACCGCTGCGGTCTCCGGAGCGGGCCAAGAAGCGGCAGGAGCATGTGCTGGGACGCATGGAGGAAGCCGGGTTCATCACTCCCGCGGAGCGCGAGGCAGCGATCAACGAGCGGCTCGTCTTTCGTCGGCTCAGCGCGGACAGCGTCGCACCGTACTTCGTGGAGTATGTCCGTCAATACTTGGTCGGGAAATACGGTGAAAGTGCCGCGTACAAAGGCGGAATGGAAATTTACACCACCCTCAACTTGGATATGCAGCAGGTCGCCGACCAGGCGATACGGGACGGGCTGCGGGAGTTGGATAAGCGTCAAGGGTGGCGCGGTCCGGTGGGGACCACGGATCCTACTCAGTTGGCTTCCGATGAGATAGAGACGCCGCTTCCCAATCCAGGGGAATTCGTACAAGGCGTCGTGACCAAAGCGACCAAGGACCACTTTCAGGTGCAGGTCGGCAATAGGACCGCGCGTCTGGCGTTCGAGGACATGGCCTGGGCGCAGCGGCAGCTCGTGGGGCGAGATCCGACGAAGGACTTCAAGACCGTCTCGTCCCCCAAGCACGTGCTCAAGCCCGGGGATGTCATCGAGGTGAGCGTCAAAAAAGTCGAACGAAATCAAATCCACGTCAAGCTCGAGCAGGAACCGGTGGTGGAGGGAGCGCTGGTTGCGCTGGATCCGGCCAGCGGCGCTGTTCGAGCCATGGTCGGAGGATACGATTTTTCGCGGAGCGAATATAATCGCGCCGTCATGGCGCACCGGCAACCGGGGTCCGCGTTCAAACCGATTATCTACGCGGCGGCGCTCGCGCAGGGACTTGGTCCGGCGAGTGTGGTGCTCGATGCCCCGGTGGTGTATGAGGATGAAGAAGAGGAAAAGATCTGGAAACCGGAAAACTACGGGAGACGCTTCCACGGTGTGGTCTCCCTGCGCGAAGCGTTGACGCATTCGCATAATTTGGCGACCGTTCGATTGCTGGACAAAATCGGCATCAAGAACGTCGTGGAGTTCGCCAAGGCGGTGGGAGTAACCAGCCCACTGGCTCCGGATTTGTCCTTGGCCCTCGGGTCGTCGAGCGTCAGTCTCATGGAACTCACGTCGGTGTATGGGGTGTTCGGCAACCAGGGGACCCGCGTCGATCCGTACGTGATCACGATGGTCAAAGACAAAAACGGCCAGGTGTTGGAAGAAGCCCAGGTGCAGCCCCGCCAAGTAGTGTCGAAGGAGACCGCCTACCTCATTACGAACATGATGGAAGATGTCATTCAGCGTGGGACGGGACAGCTGGCCAAGTCTATTGGACGTCCGATGGCGGGGAAAACCGGCACGTCGAACGAGTACACCAATGCGTGGTTTATCGGCATGACACCGAATCTGGCTGTAGGGACTTACGTGGGATTCGACGATCGGCGGCCCCTCGGCGAAACCGAATCCGGGGCGCATGCGGCACTACCGATTTGGGTGAGGTTTATGCAACAAGCATTGCAACAGCTACCGGTAGTCCCGTTTGAAATTCCCGAAGACATCATGTACGTCAAGGTCGATCACAACACCGGTTTGCTGGCCGACGATACCAGCAGCGAACATACCTCTGTCGAACTCTTCGCGAGGGGCACCGAACCTACGCAAACTGCGGCTCCACGATTGGATCCGGCGGACTTCTATCGGCAAGACCTCTCGCCCGACGTCTTCCCATCTCCGCAGCCCGTTCCGGCTCCTGTAATGGTCCAGCCGAGTCCTGACACGCCCGTGCCAGAAGCCCCTTTGCCGTGA